Proteins found in one Paenibacillus dendritiformis genomic segment:
- a CDS encoding proline dehydrogenase family protein, with product MVTTTNLEKKFAEAMKSIARRADVKTYVEQTPAIYQLLQRAAAKYVTGEKREDGLEAGRQLADKGYAISLEYIGENTADVQACEAAALELSLLVHALAERGIPARVSFDLSHIGLSLDGNLAYMNLTALAALARQAGIELFVSMEESAKTDAILAIYERATSAYANIGITLQAQLKRTAQDLNALQPIPGRIRIVKGAYQEPEQLAIPRSSALNERYVQLVEQAIRIGHRVSIATHDESVIDEVIKRGWIHEPGVEFELLYGIRPDLSSRLKKAGYPVRVYLTYGREWYLYLCHRIAEYPPNLFQALLDITSTGKADPVLEYE from the coding sequence ATGGTGACAACGACTAATTTGGAAAAAAAATTTGCCGAGGCCATGAAATCCATTGCCCGCCGAGCCGATGTGAAGACTTATGTCGAGCAGACGCCGGCCATCTACCAGCTGCTGCAGCGTGCAGCAGCTAAGTATGTGACGGGGGAGAAGCGGGAGGATGGTCTTGAGGCAGGTCGACAGCTGGCTGATAAAGGGTACGCCATCTCGCTTGAATATATCGGCGAAAATACGGCAGATGTCCAAGCATGCGAAGCGGCGGCTCTGGAGCTGTCGCTGCTCGTTCATGCGTTGGCAGAGCGTGGAATACCGGCTCGCGTGTCGTTCGATCTGTCCCACATCGGCTTATCGCTAGACGGCAATCTGGCATATATGAATCTGACAGCACTTGCCGCTCTAGCCCGGCAGGCCGGCATCGAGCTGTTTGTCAGCATGGAAGAATCAGCCAAGACCGATGCGATACTCGCGATCTATGAAAGGGCGACGTCCGCCTATGCGAACATCGGCATTACGCTGCAGGCACAATTGAAGCGGACGGCTCAGGACTTGAACGCATTACAGCCGATCCCTGGCCGGATCCGCATCGTGAAAGGGGCGTATCAAGAGCCGGAGCAGCTCGCGATACCGCGTTCATCCGCCCTAAATGAGCGATATGTGCAGCTTGTGGAGCAGGCTATCCGCATAGGCCATCGGGTGTCGATCGCCACCCACGATGAGTCTGTCATTGATGAGGTCATCAAGCGGGGATGGATCCATGAGCCGGGCGTTGAGTTTGAGTTGTTATACGGGATTCGGCCGGATTTGAGCAGCCGATTGAAGAAGGCGGGTTATCCCGTTCGCGTTTATTTAACGTATGGCCGTGAATGGTATTTGTATCTATGCCACCGGATCGCCGAATATCCCCCCAATCTATTCCAAGCGCTCCTCGACATCACGAGCACCGGAAAGGCAGATCCCGTACTGGAGTATGAATAA
- a CDS encoding AraC family ligand binding domain-containing protein, with translation MADVTFYRDEALPFLEAKRCHKNDLAYQKHFHEEYSIGLIDEGETQAWCDGVLWRVGTGRMISFPPHILHACQPAEDAQWKYKMLFIKPEWFAQLEMPDINRLHIPFLLEKGKNEACSKRLNRIMDALIRSGSPLETEMALIELVHKLVNKHASDLAHEPYGMSCWNRSTSI, from the coding sequence ATGGCGGATGTGACCTTTTACCGTGACGAAGCGCTGCCTTTTCTAGAAGCGAAGCGATGCCATAAGAATGACCTGGCGTATCAGAAGCATTTTCACGAGGAGTATTCCATCGGTTTAATCGATGAAGGCGAGACGCAGGCATGGTGTGATGGCGTCTTGTGGCGCGTTGGAACGGGACGAATGATTAGCTTCCCGCCGCATATTCTCCACGCCTGTCAGCCTGCGGAAGATGCGCAATGGAAATACAAAATGCTGTTCATTAAGCCGGAATGGTTCGCTCAGCTTGAAATGCCCGATATCAACCGGCTTCATATTCCGTTCTTGCTCGAAAAGGGGAAGAATGAAGCTTGCAGCAAGCGGCTCAATCGTATTATGGACGCACTGATCCGGAGCGGGTCGCCGCTCGAAACCGAAATGGCGTTAATCGAACTGGTCCACAAGCTCGTAAACAAGCATGCCTCCGATCTGGCGCATGAGCCTTATGGCATGTCATGCTGGAACCGAAGTACGTCAATCTGA
- a CDS encoding cellulase family glycosylhydrolase: MPREHNHNREVVESIVVPEPISFNVEPDGGINYRKKLNEVPLVPVSGSKIEMSAIEAPNRVSSTTFAGGQRVLYRYSPDRTKLVSVQTVGKVRVKVRDEKARPLEGVQFTVIALMEDEAPMNLAILTTDQMGYGSIDLSHIEADPLLELRLIPVTEDSTRENVSFEILHAHMYEGIRDAGLPHELILNKDLLKRIIRVPSGTGTITIDYPDSADIRNSPASFDQSISVEGADCTLSIARNFATRQFFFRQIVREQTPDLQYDFGIHDPDQPYRGLFPRGEIRRAIGFDEDMYAIQAGNPVLGKVNLYRQAWMPMGHSLGELLYSLALAPCEETKIAIIEWSRHEEHARREFTAQAEQLQHDLFRDREIGEVVQSVLNEMQSGSSWGAQAGAGLNLGFFSIGGGGGYSSSSSEGHRQIQASTIQNLADAIVQRASAYRSLRSTIITQSTQAEREEIRTRTVRNHNVNHALTIEYFEVLKHFRIRTELVEQADVLLIPYEVPAFLYQSLPDFQTFRTSGFSLPFVKWLDKHASDLRQLLPSEYAHCFEALRRVLNCGDVYGYQEPFATASRWTVEMNEAWNSDIRLTINTFDGEAVELGTYQEKPGGVVRFTSDPIDLSKVDTLEIVYDAPKKLVTKTLPSPTGPLVYTEEVDQEYLLKRIRLIAHTDPSEFLRGTHSYKVGDEPNAAVPIVLKKGANSHVINLRVPKIDFSGYRGQAHRDYCCIKELAALIREDPMKYLRALWMAEDPDRRALRLDAYLFQGQSLLDQIQNEAVGVIGNLVAFPLLENGQLKRHASMARLVAERHITLPTRGVFAETLLSRCNATEQRDVTRIIDSDTGCNVHAPDITGITPGTRKSDAHLSPTPFASPMIAIQNAPEAPAPKGLTSALELLGKAELFRNMSLGAETVNAIKSLSSEALHEASESERQIVDNVSKALNAEAGESLRTSNPAKVYDHLQNIELARNRGAITEEDAKTAVRNLLGAPGGDLTGELVSLNLPRGAEDNNFHVSGSLLKDPNGNPFVMRGVNNPHIWWDTESYNSLATIRSYGANSVRIVWETKGRAHRLKQILERCKQLKLVAIIELHDVTGSNDAERLNDMAKYFAQDDISTVLKSHSKYALINIANEWGDNSLTDTAWRDAYKTAITTIRKAGLKNPIVIDGSGYGQNSSPIKTYGSTLLQHDPNKNVLFSIHMYGKWNDAGKIGKELKAIKTMGLCVIIGEFGYNYNNGNNNLHCKVDAFEVMKQCKLNDIGYLAWSWTGNNSENAWLDLVEASDWKTLTEWGDHVFNSKYGIKKTSKLASIF, from the coding sequence ATGCCAAGAGAACACAACCACAACAGAGAGGTTGTGGAAAGCATCGTTGTTCCGGAGCCCATTTCTTTCAACGTCGAACCTGATGGGGGGATCAATTATCGAAAAAAGCTCAATGAAGTCCCGCTTGTTCCAGTCAGCGGATCTAAAATTGAGATGTCTGCGATTGAGGCGCCGAACCGGGTATCATCCACGACCTTCGCAGGAGGACAGCGTGTACTGTATCGATACTCCCCGGATCGAACGAAATTGGTATCCGTTCAAACGGTGGGCAAAGTTCGCGTCAAAGTGCGTGACGAGAAGGCCCGGCCTCTTGAAGGGGTTCAGTTTACTGTCATCGCGCTGATGGAGGACGAGGCGCCTATGAATCTGGCCATCCTCACTACCGATCAAATGGGATACGGCTCGATCGATCTCTCTCACATTGAAGCCGATCCGCTGCTTGAATTACGTCTGATACCAGTCACGGAAGATTCTACTCGGGAGAACGTCTCTTTTGAGATCTTGCACGCTCATATGTACGAAGGAATACGAGACGCAGGCTTACCGCATGAATTGATCCTGAATAAAGACTTGTTAAAACGAATCATACGCGTGCCGTCCGGCACCGGAACGATCACGATCGATTATCCTGACTCGGCAGACATTCGGAATTCACCCGCCTCTTTTGATCAGTCAATCTCGGTAGAAGGGGCAGACTGTACGCTGTCGATTGCCCGAAATTTTGCAACAAGACAGTTTTTCTTCCGGCAGATCGTGAGGGAACAGACTCCCGATCTGCAGTATGACTTTGGCATTCATGATCCCGATCAACCGTACCGCGGACTTTTTCCAAGGGGAGAGATCAGAAGAGCAATCGGCTTCGATGAGGATATGTATGCGATTCAGGCGGGCAATCCAGTGCTCGGCAAAGTCAATTTGTATCGCCAAGCATGGATGCCGATGGGACACAGTTTGGGTGAACTGCTGTACTCCCTAGCGCTTGCCCCTTGTGAAGAGACCAAGATCGCGATCATCGAATGGTCGCGGCATGAGGAACATGCCCGTCGGGAGTTCACGGCCCAAGCGGAGCAGCTGCAACACGATCTTTTTCGCGATCGTGAAATCGGAGAAGTGGTCCAGTCCGTACTCAACGAGATGCAATCGGGAAGCAGTTGGGGCGCTCAAGCTGGCGCAGGATTGAATCTGGGCTTTTTCTCAATCGGCGGAGGGGGCGGCTATTCAAGCAGTTCCTCGGAAGGACACCGCCAGATACAGGCTTCAACCATTCAAAATCTCGCTGATGCCATCGTGCAGCGGGCGTCCGCTTATCGTTCCCTCCGTTCCACGATCATTACGCAATCCACTCAGGCGGAACGAGAGGAGATCCGAACGCGGACGGTGCGCAATCACAATGTGAACCACGCTCTGACAATCGAGTATTTTGAAGTGCTCAAGCATTTTCGCATCCGAACCGAACTCGTCGAGCAAGCGGATGTGCTGTTGATCCCTTACGAGGTCCCCGCCTTTTTGTATCAGTCGCTACCGGATTTTCAAACCTTTCGAACCTCCGGATTCTCGTTGCCTTTTGTAAAATGGTTGGACAAGCACGCCTCAGATTTGCGTCAGTTGCTTCCTTCCGAATATGCCCATTGCTTCGAGGCATTACGACGGGTGTTGAACTGCGGTGACGTGTACGGGTATCAAGAGCCGTTTGCGACGGCGTCCCGCTGGACGGTCGAGATGAACGAAGCATGGAACTCCGACATTCGTTTGACCATCAATACATTCGACGGAGAAGCGGTCGAGTTGGGTACCTATCAGGAAAAGCCGGGGGGAGTTGTCCGTTTCACTTCCGACCCTATCGATCTGTCCAAAGTCGATACTTTGGAGATCGTGTATGATGCGCCTAAAAAATTGGTCACGAAGACTCTGCCTTCGCCGACCGGTCCACTGGTGTATACGGAAGAGGTGGATCAAGAGTACTTGCTTAAGCGCATTCGCCTGATAGCCCATACGGATCCATCGGAGTTTTTGCGAGGCACGCACAGTTACAAAGTAGGGGATGAGCCTAACGCGGCGGTGCCTATCGTCTTGAAAAAAGGAGCCAACTCCCACGTGATCAATCTCAGGGTGCCTAAGATCGATTTTTCCGGATATCGGGGACAGGCGCATCGCGATTATTGCTGCATCAAGGAGCTTGCGGCCTTGATTCGCGAAGATCCGATGAAATATTTGCGTGCTTTGTGGATGGCAGAAGATCCGGACCGACGTGCCCTAAGATTGGATGCCTACTTGTTCCAAGGACAATCACTGCTCGATCAAATTCAGAATGAAGCAGTCGGAGTGATCGGTAACCTGGTAGCCTTTCCGTTGCTCGAGAACGGCCAATTGAAGCGGCACGCCTCCATGGCAAGGCTGGTAGCGGAACGGCATATCACCTTACCGACGCGCGGTGTGTTTGCCGAAACCCTGTTATCCAGATGCAACGCGACGGAGCAGCGGGACGTTACGCGCATCATCGATTCGGACACAGGTTGCAATGTGCACGCGCCCGATATCACGGGAATTACTCCGGGGACCCGCAAATCGGATGCTCATCTCTCTCCGACTCCTTTTGCCAGTCCGATGATCGCGATTCAGAACGCTCCAGAGGCACCGGCGCCAAAAGGATTGACCTCCGCGCTCGAATTGCTTGGCAAAGCAGAACTCTTCCGCAACATGTCGTTGGGAGCGGAGACGGTCAACGCCATCAAGTCTTTGTCATCGGAAGCGTTGCATGAAGCATCCGAATCGGAGCGCCAAATCGTAGATAACGTAAGCAAAGCGCTGAACGCGGAAGCCGGGGAATCGTTGCGCACATCGAATCCAGCCAAAGTATACGATCACTTGCAAAACATCGAGTTGGCCAGAAATAGGGGAGCTATCACGGAAGAAGATGCGAAAACGGCGGTTCGCAATCTGCTCGGTGCTCCCGGCGGAGATTTGACAGGGGAGTTGGTGAGTCTAAATCTGCCGCGCGGAGCCGAAGACAATAACTTTCATGTAAGCGGCTCGCTCTTGAAAGACCCGAACGGGAATCCATTTGTTATGCGCGGAGTCAATAACCCGCATATTTGGTGGGACACCGAATCCTACAACTCACTTGCCACGATTCGTTCGTATGGCGCCAATAGTGTGCGTATTGTCTGGGAAACGAAAGGCCGGGCCCACCGTCTGAAGCAAATTCTCGAACGCTGCAAGCAGTTGAAACTGGTCGCGATTATCGAGCTGCATGACGTAACAGGAAGCAACGACGCTGAGCGTTTGAATGACATGGCCAAATATTTTGCACAGGACGATATCAGCACCGTCCTGAAATCGCATTCCAAGTATGCGCTGATCAATATTGCCAACGAATGGGGCGACAACAGCCTGACCGATACCGCTTGGCGCGACGCCTACAAAACCGCTATCACAACAATCCGGAAAGCGGGGTTGAAGAACCCGATCGTCATCGACGGTTCGGGTTACGGGCAAAATTCTTCTCCCATCAAGACGTATGGCAGCACGTTGCTGCAGCACGATCCAAACAAAAATGTCTTGTTCTCCATTCACATGTACGGCAAATGGAACGATGCGGGTAAAATCGGGAAGGAACTGAAAGCGATTAAAACTATGGGGCTCTGCGTCATTATCGGCGAGTTCGGATACAACTACAACAATGGTAACAATAATTTGCACTGCAAAGTAGACGCTTTTGAGGTTATGAAGCAGTGTAAATTGAACGACATTGGTTATTTGGCTTGGTCCTGGACCGGGAATAACAGTGAAAATGCTTGGCTCGACCTCGTGGAAGCCAGCGATTGGAAAACTCTCACGGAGTGGGGCGATCACGTGTTCAACAGCAAATACGGTATCAAAAAGACGAGCAAGCTCGCTTCGATCTTTTAA
- a CDS encoding helix-turn-helix domain-containing protein, with translation MLEPKYVNLIKEYIHAHYTDRITLETLEQKAGISRYHLIRMFKKSTHLPPHAYQNLLRINHAKKELKNRRPIAEIAVDTGFYDQSHFAKAFAKIVGTTPQTYAMSV, from the coding sequence ATGCTGGAACCGAAGTACGTCAATCTGATCAAGGAATATATCCATGCGCATTATACGGATCGGATCACACTGGAAACGCTGGAGCAGAAAGCCGGGATCAGCCGTTATCATCTCATTCGCATGTTCAAGAAAAGCACGCATCTACCGCCTCATGCGTATCAAAATCTGCTCCGCATCAATCATGCCAAGAAGGAATTGAAAAATCGGCGGCCCATTGCCGAAATTGCGGTGGATACCGGCTTCTATGATCAGAGCCATTTTGCAAAAGCCTTTGCTAAAATCGTCGGGACAACCCCTCAAACTTATGCCATGTCCGTATAG